In the Colias croceus chromosome 1, ilColCroc2.1 genome, cTGACTACCTAGTTACTGACCTAGTTATAaggttgtttattttatttatcattaaaaaagatttttgcaaaaaaaatacatttggaCGTCCATTTATCGGTATGTATTTGATCTGGATATAAATGAgctattttatgaaaaactcAACTAATTACttcgatattttattgtcaaCTTAGATAATAACTCTCAGGAAGCCAGCCAGCCAGCTTAGCCTTGAATTTCAGTATCATAAACCTAAAGCTTTTGGATTTCCGAATCTTTAATTTTACAGTGTGTACGTGTAGCGTTATCCCCACGATCCCCGGGGACAATAGCCACTATGTGGAAGGAGAAAGCCGCTACATCTGGATGCCTGATGGTGATGGCGTTCCTCACCTCGTAGATCTTCAAGCTGAGGAGGAACCTGACATGAGCAGAAATGCTGGAGCTCGGAATGCATATTGGCTTTTTACTaggtaaataacaattatttatacattaaattaGTCATTTGAATAAGCGTACTTTATTTTACGTCGATGATAATAAGACGTTACAAACAAATCTCTAACTTATTTTTACAGGAACAACCGCAACAACCACCAACTTCTGGTACACAATAACGCTAATTCAGTGCGCAACTCTAATTACCGTAGCAACAGACAAACCAAAGTTGTAGTTCACGGATGGAACAGCAACGGAAATTCAAGAATAAATACTCTGATTACTTCGGCATATCTTGATGTAGCCGATGTTAATGTTATCGTCGTTGACTGGAGAAATGCAGCAAGTGGCATTTACACCACCTCTGTGCGTGATGTTCCAAGCGTAGGACAGAATCTTGGACAATTCTTACAGTTTGTTATTAACACAGTCGGAGGAAATTGGAACAACTTCCATCTAATTGGCTTCAGTTTAGGAGCACATATTGTTGGAAATGCTGGACGTACCGTTGGAGGCCGTCCTGTTCGTATCACAGGTAAATTTTTGGCTTAATATTGGAATATGTCACTGGAATTCTccttcaaatataattaaatatgtacaattTGTAGGTCTCGATCCTGCTGGCCCTCAATGGGGCGGTAACTCGCGCGCTCTAAACACTCGTGACGGTGTATATGTTGAATGTATCCACACCGACGGTGGACTGCTCGGCATCTTCGACCCAATCGGTGACACGAACTTCTATCCTAATGGCGGTAGAAACGCACAGCCTGGATGTGCTGTCAGTACTTGCTCTCACAGCCGCGCCTATGAACTTTTTGCGGCTAGTGTTAGGTACAACAACTTCAATGGCAGACGGTGCGCTAACCTCAATGAAGCAAGGAACAACAGATGCACCGGTGCTAATCTTCGTATGGGAAATCGCGACCTAAACAAGCGCGGGTGAgttaattttctaattttatgATATCATATATACCACGAACTGcattttttccaaattttatgaaagtaGCCATCATTTTGGTATTTGTTATCAGATCTACATAAAATTGGAATATAACTTATGAataacctatattttattatttctatttcagATCCGGTCTATACGGTTTAACGACTGGACGTTCCTGGCCCTTCTAAAGAAACTGTTTGATATTCAATTGGACCGGTAATGTTCACAAAGaaataaaggaataaaaaagtttttgggGCTGTTTATtgtaagttaaataaaatttaaagaaattttttgttttttatttctctttGGTTAAAGAGTACCGTAGGAGAATAGACttctcaaaaaattaaaaacaataataacattacataTGTAAAACACATGAATcattttatatgtagttgaGAGTAGGACTAGATTTTAATACACTGAAGtatatattgaatttatgtATTCGCTTATCCTTCGTGATGTcttaaccgattttgatgattctttATTATTGGTAAAGGTTATAACGTGTCGAATGATGCCTTGATAAGAAAACAAGTATGATTAATGCCTctttgataatttaatagaattaaaaaacaaaatagagTTAATTAAACCACTACAATTTAATGAAGGTCTATAGCTTATCTGTTGATGCACAGACGCACAGTAGATGGGTTGGCAACTATCGCAAGTAAGGAAGGAAACTCCTCAACGGTTTACAGTATATTTTGTTAGGTATACGGTTCAATACGCCATTTTGGCATTtcgtacaaaaataatacaacatGCATGTGCAAGGACTTATTATGCACTATATACGCactataaatagaaaaaaaattttttttacggAAAATTTACACATCATAATCCGTGTTCAAAAATGACCTGAGAAAATTAAGCCGAAAATTGACCACCGTTACCTAACCACTTGTACTTGTAcactcattattattaaaggaagtagttacatttttgaagtgaaacttctttatcggggttggaaaaaaattttgtgtaacatttttccgttacgcgccatctttttcttatccctatcatgcgtgattcgacgtatttctgtaaagttgcatatagtaaattattttttgaaaaataaggtcataaagaagtttcactttttacgtgtgtacat is a window encoding:
- the LOC123692249 gene encoding pancreatic lipase-related protein 2-like, coding for MPDGDGVPHLVDLQAEEEPDMSRNAGARNAYWLFTRNNRNNHQLLVHNNANSVRNSNYRSNRQTKVVVHGWNSNGNSRINTLITSAYLDVADVNVIVVDWRNAASGIYTTSVRDVPSVGQNLGQFLQFVINTVGGNWNNFHLIGFSLGAHIVGNAGRTVGGRPVRITGLDPAGPQWGGNSRALNTRDGVYVECIHTDGGLLGIFDPIGDTNFYPNGGRNAQPGCAVSTCSHSRAYELFAASVRYNNFNGRRCANLNEARNNRCTGANLRMGNRDLNKRGSGLYGLTTGRSWPF